A section of the Microaerobacter geothermalis genome encodes:
- the fabL gene encoding enoyl-[acyl-carrier-protein] reductase FabL encodes MSFQGKVAVITGGTRGIGRSIAEKLADQGCHLVLNYFRNRSKAEETKEQLEKKGVQVHLVKANIGERDKITDLFEEVDKVFGRLDFFINNAASGVIKPLMELKDNHWDWTMDINSKALLFCAQEGAKLMERNGGGKIVSISSLGSIRVIENYTLVGVSKAALEALTRYLAVELAPKGIICNAVSGGVVDTEALQHFSNREELLKEASEKTPAGRMVQPEDIAQAVLFLLSDQANMIRGQTIVVDGGISLLA; translated from the coding sequence ATGTCTTTTCAAGGAAAGGTAGCGGTCATTACTGGAGGAACTCGGGGAATCGGCCGTTCCATTGCCGAAAAATTAGCAGATCAAGGGTGTCATTTAGTATTAAACTATTTTAGAAATCGTTCGAAAGCCGAAGAAACGAAGGAACAGCTCGAAAAAAAGGGAGTTCAGGTCCATTTGGTAAAAGCAAACATTGGAGAAAGGGATAAAATTACTGATCTATTTGAGGAAGTGGATAAAGTATTTGGCCGTTTGGACTTTTTTATTAATAATGCTGCCTCTGGGGTGATTAAACCGTTAATGGAACTGAAAGATAACCATTGGGACTGGACGATGGATATCAATAGCAAAGCTTTGCTTTTTTGTGCCCAGGAAGGGGCCAAGTTAATGGAAAGAAACGGTGGAGGGAAGATTGTAAGCATTAGCAGTTTGGGATCAATCCGGGTTATTGAAAATTATACTTTAGTAGGGGTTTCAAAGGCAGCCCTTGAAGCCTTAACCCGGTACCTGGCTGTAGAGTTGGCTCCTAAAGGGATTATTTGTAATGCGGTTTCCGGCGGTGTGGTAGATACCGAAGCCCTTCAGCATTTCTCCAATCGAGAGGAGTTGTTAAAAGAAGCCTCGGAAAAGACTCCGGCAGGTCGGATGGTTCAACCGGAAGATATTGCTCAAGCCGTGTTATTCCTGCTTTCTGATCAGGCAAATATGATCAGAGGTCAAACCATCGTGGTGGACGGAGGAATTTCATTATTGGCTTAA
- a CDS encoding AzlD domain-containing protein — MEILFLIFGMFAVTYIPRMLPMVIGSGIHFPHWLNQWLQYVPYAALGALIFPGILTVNPDKPWIGLLGGALSFLLAYIQKNIILVVLGSILGVMGLQQML; from the coding sequence ATGGAGATACTGTTTCTGATTTTTGGTATGTTTGCCGTTACCTATATACCGAGAATGCTGCCAATGGTCATCGGATCAGGGATTCATTTTCCCCATTGGCTAAATCAATGGCTTCAATATGTGCCCTACGCTGCTCTGGGTGCTCTGATTTTCCCGGGAATCCTAACCGTAAATCCAGATAAACCTTGGATCGGACTATTAGGCGGCGCCCTTTCATTCCTGTTGGCTTACATCCAAAAAAATATTATTCTCGTTGTCCTAGGCTCTATTTTAGGTGTGATGGGACTTCAACAGATGTTATAA
- a CDS encoding AzlC family ABC transporter permease, with the protein MSALFKKGLKAGFPICIGYFPIAVTFGVLASQTGLNLLEATGMSIWVFAGASQFISLQLIQGGTGILEIIIATFIINLRHVLMSTTLSQRVQMSKKMAALSSFGITDETFVVATVGSEEEKSFNGIVPTSYFIGIALISYLGWVSGTFIGALFAELIPPAIANSMGIGLYSMFIALLTPSLKKSKKIVLISSFSAITATIAVYVLNWSSGWAIVAATMLGALLGTLIPETQKKK; encoded by the coding sequence ATGTCTGCGTTGTTTAAAAAAGGATTAAAGGCAGGATTTCCTATCTGTATTGGGTATTTCCCTATTGCCGTAACCTTTGGCGTTCTTGCTTCTCAAACCGGTCTTAATCTTTTGGAAGCAACGGGAATGTCTATCTGGGTTTTTGCCGGCGCCAGCCAGTTTATATCTCTACAGCTCATTCAGGGGGGCACCGGTATTTTGGAAATCATCATTGCCACGTTTATTATTAATCTTAGGCATGTATTAATGAGCACAACCCTTTCCCAAAGGGTCCAGATGAGCAAAAAAATGGCTGCTCTCAGTTCTTTTGGAATTACCGATGAAACCTTTGTCGTAGCAACCGTAGGATCTGAAGAGGAGAAATCATTTAACGGAATAGTTCCAACCTCTTATTTTATCGGAATCGCTCTTATCTCCTATCTCGGATGGGTCTCGGGAACATTCATCGGTGCATTATTTGCCGAATTGATTCCGCCTGCCATTGCCAACAGCATGGGAATCGGTTTGTATTCTATGTTTATCGCTCTTCTTACTCCATCATTAAAGAAATCGAAAAAAATTGTTTTAATTTCTTCTTTCAGTGCCATCACGGCAACCATTGCAGTATATGTCTTAAATTGGTCCAGCGGTTGGGCCATTGTTGCTGCAACGATGTTGGGTGCGTTGCTGGGAACGTTAATACCTGAGACACAGAAAAAAAAGTGA
- a CDS encoding GNAT family N-acetyltransferase gives MNIRSFRLGDYAEITSIWKETGLEQTETESLDALAKQLAWDSELVLIAEDHDRVVGVIVGTIDGTRAYFYRLAVDPEYQKKGIGTQLVKALEKRFEEKGASRVFIMVNQDNEKVIPFYQELGYEIEHYITLSKKL, from the coding sequence ATGAATATCCGTTCCTTTCGTTTGGGGGATTACGCTGAGATTACATCCATTTGGAAAGAAACCGGATTGGAACAAACTGAAACCGAGTCCTTGGATGCATTGGCAAAACAATTGGCCTGGGATAGTGAATTGGTTTTAATAGCTGAGGATCATGATAGGGTGGTTGGAGTCATTGTTGGAACGATTGATGGTACCAGGGCTTATTTTTATCGGTTAGCCGTAGACCCGGAGTATCAAAAAAAGGGAATTGGAACTCAATTGGTCAAGGCCTTGGAAAAGAGGTTTGAGGAAAAAGGAGCTAGCAGGGTTTTTATCATGGTAAACCAAGATAATGAAAAGGTCATTCCATTTTATCAGGAGTTAGGATACGAAATTGAACATTACATTACCCTGTCTAAGAAATTGTAA
- a CDS encoding DUF3939 domain-containing protein, whose translation MKAEKKHWPEIEVTALEIKKAIHEYYKSLPKGVSLTVLIMEDNKIDMNLLAPFLNGIPKKTFYMSRATYEIFEEPEIPANLDLVQQAVDEYMKEHSDLPIIDGDPNKQVSYSKLSPYLHGKTPNIPIFITDIENMVTHQKPKGGSFDDPS comes from the coding sequence ATGAAGGCTGAAAAAAAGCATTGGCCGGAAATAGAGGTAACGGCTCTCGAGATAAAAAAAGCCATTCATGAATATTATAAATCTCTGCCTAAAGGGGTTTCTCTTACGGTTTTAATTATGGAAGACAATAAGATAGATATGAATTTGCTGGCCCCTTTTTTAAATGGGATACCCAAGAAAACCTTTTATATGTCAAGGGCAACCTATGAGATTTTTGAAGAACCAGAAATTCCTGCAAATCTCGATCTAGTTCAGCAGGCAGTAGATGAATATATGAAGGAGCATTCTGATCTTCCTATTATTGATGGAGATCCTAATAAACAAGTGAGCTATTCCAAACTATCCCCCTATCTTCATGGTAAAACACCCAATATTCCAATATTTATCACTGATATAGAGAATATGGTAACCCACCAAAAACCAAAGGGGGGTTCATTTGATGACCCTTCCTAA
- a CDS encoding DUF402 domain-containing protein has product MTLPKVGQSFRIESYKHSGQFHRSWNETILLQRGRSHLCGGNDQVIVTESDGREWVTREPAICTFSYENWFNTIAMIRNDGVYYYCNIGSPAKWKNGVLFYIDYDLDIKVYPDGSIQLLDEDEFERHRAEMNYPDDIVKKVLHAVDQLMMLIQQRKGPFASGFVDEWYERYIQYAIHNQRE; this is encoded by the coding sequence ATGACCCTTCCTAAAGTAGGGCAATCTTTTCGTATAGAAAGTTATAAACATTCGGGTCAGTTCCATCGATCATGGAATGAAACCATTCTTCTTCAAAGGGGAAGGAGTCATTTGTGTGGAGGGAATGATCAGGTTATCGTCACAGAATCGGATGGAAGAGAATGGGTAACCCGTGAACCGGCCATATGTACCTTTAGTTACGAGAATTGGTTTAATACCATTGCTATGATCCGGAATGACGGAGTTTATTATTATTGCAATATTGGATCGCCTGCTAAATGGAAAAACGGGGTGTTATTCTATATTGATTACGATTTGGATATAAAAGTATATCCCGATGGCTCCATCCAGCTTTTGGATGAGGATGAATTTGAAAGACATCGAGCAGAGATGAATTATCCCGATGACATTGTGAAAAAAGTATTACATGCTGTAGACCAACTGATGATGCTGATTCAACAAAGAAAGGGACCGTTTGCTTCTGGTTTTGTTGATGAATGGTATGAACGGTACATACAATATGCGATACATAATCAAAGAGAGTAA
- a CDS encoding ABC transporter ATP-binding protein, whose product MEVIYRYLRFVKPYWKMVVGTIIIGIIKFGIPLTLPLLIKFIVDDLIMADIPAEEKYRQLLWIMAAMFFLFTIIRGPVEYYRQYFAQWTANKILFDIRNLMFSHIQKLSLRYYNNHKVGEIISRVINDVEQTKNFVITGLMNIWLDMITLFMAIGIMLFMDFKLTLVAVSVFPFYGAAVKYFYKKLRSLTRARSQALAEMQGHLHERVQGMSVIRSFGIEEHEQKLFDKKNRHFLQKAIDHTDWNAKTFAVVNTVTDIAPLAVIGYAAYQVIGGNLTVGEMIAFYAYMERIYNPLRRLVNSSTTLTQSIASMDRVFEFIDESYDIVDNPKARELTTSKGEVVFQNVNFRYRDTGELVLKNINLHVYPGKKVALVGMSGGGKSSIISLIPRFYDVTSGQVFIDGIDIRDVRLKDLRKQIGMVLQDNILFSGSVKENILMGKPEASMDEVIAAAKAANADVFIRELPQGYDTEIGERGVKLSGGQKQRLAIARVFLKNPPILILDEATSALDLESEQLIQQSLETLAKDRTAIIVAHRLSTITHADLIVVVEDGEIKEQGTHEELMIKEGIYSRLYRVQHLEGRSHEKNIDH is encoded by the coding sequence ATGGAGGTTATCTATCGGTATTTACGCTTTGTCAAACCGTACTGGAAGATGGTAGTGGGTACAATTATTATTGGGATTATCAAATTTGGGATCCCGCTCACTCTTCCCTTACTGATCAAGTTTATCGTGGATGACTTGATCATGGCCGACATCCCTGCGGAAGAAAAATATAGGCAATTATTGTGGATCATGGCTGCAATGTTTTTTTTATTCACGATTATTAGAGGGCCAGTTGAGTATTATAGGCAATATTTTGCCCAATGGACAGCCAATAAAATTTTGTTTGACATCAGGAATTTGATGTTTTCACATATCCAAAAGCTTTCCCTCCGCTATTATAATAATCACAAAGTAGGGGAAATCATTTCCAGAGTGATTAACGATGTGGAACAGACGAAGAACTTTGTGATCACAGGTTTAATGAATATTTGGTTGGATATGATTACTCTGTTCATGGCTATTGGAATTATGTTGTTCATGGACTTTAAGCTGACATTGGTGGCTGTTTCTGTTTTTCCTTTTTATGGAGCAGCCGTTAAATATTTTTATAAAAAACTAAGGTCGTTAACCAGGGCACGATCCCAGGCATTGGCCGAAATGCAGGGACATCTTCATGAGCGTGTTCAGGGAATGTCAGTCATTCGCAGCTTTGGCATCGAAGAACATGAACAGAAGCTTTTTGATAAGAAAAACCGTCATTTTCTTCAGAAAGCCATTGATCATACCGATTGGAATGCCAAAACCTTTGCGGTGGTGAATACCGTCACGGATATTGCACCCCTTGCTGTTATAGGATATGCAGCATATCAAGTCATAGGCGGAAATTTGACAGTAGGAGAAATGATAGCCTTCTATGCTTACATGGAGAGAATATATAATCCCTTAAGGAGATTAGTTAACTCATCAACAACCTTAACCCAATCTATTGCTTCCATGGACAGGGTTTTTGAATTCATTGACGAATCTTATGACATTGTAGATAACCCCAAGGCAAGGGAATTAACTACGAGTAAAGGGGAAGTGGTTTTCCAAAATGTGAATTTTCGGTATAGGGATACGGGAGAGCTAGTCCTAAAAAATATTAATCTCCATGTTTATCCTGGAAAAAAGGTAGCCTTGGTAGGAATGAGCGGTGGTGGAAAATCTTCCATTATCAGCTTGATTCCACGTTTCTACGATGTGACATCTGGGCAAGTATTCATTGACGGGATAGACATTCGGGATGTTCGGTTGAAGGATTTGCGAAAGCAGATCGGAATGGTTTTACAGGATAATATTTTATTTAGTGGTTCGGTAAAGGAAAATATTTTGATGGGAAAGCCGGAAGCTTCGATGGATGAAGTGATTGCCGCAGCAAAAGCAGCCAATGCCGATGTTTTTATTCGGGAACTGCCCCAAGGATATGATACTGAAATCGGGGAACGTGGTGTAAAATTGTCAGGCGGGCAAAAACAGCGATTGGCCATTGCCCGGGTTTTTTTGAAAAATCCGCCTATTCTTATCTTGGACGAAGCAACTTCTGCCCTTGATTTGGAATCTGAGCAATTAATCCAGCAATCCTTGGAAACATTGGCAAAGGATCGAACGGCCATTATTGTTGCCCATCGTTTATCTACTATCACCCATGCCGATTTAATCGTTGTGGTTGAGGATGGGGAGATCAAGGAACAGGGAACCCATGAAGAATTGATGATAAAGGAAGGTATCTATTCCCGACTGTACCGGGTTCAACATTTGGAGGGACGAAGTCATGAAAAAAATATTGATCATTGA
- a CDS encoding response regulator transcription factor, translated as MKKILIIDPDESHRNSLIAYLEKEGYETKGISNGAKGLETFINENWDLVILEIDIPGLDGWYLCEEIRNISSVPIIIITERGSSSDRILGLELGADDYLVKPVSPREVILRIRSIRRRLEGSFKQIPLGGMERVGDIQLCPNQHKVWVRGREVKVTNKEFDILSYFMKNCGRVVTREQLIEEVWGIDFDGNPRSIDSYIHTLREKLSENTGQQVIKTVWGIGYILEKCQ; from the coding sequence ATGAAAAAAATATTGATCATTGATCCGGATGAGAGCCATCGAAACTCATTAATTGCCTATTTGGAGAAGGAAGGTTATGAAACAAAGGGAATATCCAACGGTGCCAAGGGGTTGGAAACTTTTATAAATGAAAATTGGGATTTGGTGATTCTTGAGATTGATATCCCAGGTCTGGATGGATGGTATTTATGTGAAGAAATCAGAAATATTTCTTCGGTACCCATTATCATAATTACCGAGAGGGGTTCATCTTCGGACCGAATTTTGGGATTAGAACTAGGGGCAGATGATTATTTGGTAAAACCCGTATCCCCAAGGGAAGTGATTTTAAGAATTCGGTCCATCCGGCGCAGGTTAGAAGGAAGTTTTAAACAGATTCCCCTTGGGGGAATGGAGAGAGTGGGAGATATTCAATTGTGTCCCAATCAGCATAAAGTTTGGGTACGGGGAAGGGAAGTAAAGGTTACCAATAAAGAGTTTGATATTTTATCCTATTTTATGAAAAACTGCGGACGTGTGGTAACAAGAGAACAGTTAATTGAAGAAGTATGGGGAATTGATTTTGATGGAAATCCCCGAAGCATTGACAGCTATATTCACACTTTAAGGGAAAAATTATCGGAAAATACCGGGCAGCAAGTGATAAAAACCGTATGGGGTATCGGGTATATTTTAGAAAAGTGTCAGTGA